AAGCTCTGAAGACAGCTGGATGCCAAAGGTTATGGGTGGTTTTGTCGGATGGGAGGCATTATTTTTCATCCTTATGGAGATCAACAGAACAGGTAAGATAGGTAATGTTTACATTGTTGTTTTATGATTGAGACTGGAGCCTTTCAAACATGTTTTTTGTGCTTTCTCGTAGAAGGTGAAGATGTGGATTCTAAATCGGTAAGATAACTCTCACTTATCAGTAGCCTGTATGAAGTAcaagtctgtttgtttgttaatTACGTGTCCATTTCATTACTCCTTACAGACAAGCATGAAAGGGCTGTTACTACTCCTGTTTTTCCTTGGAAATATTGCCTTTTTGGTGGCGCTACTTGTGGGAATTGGCATGACAGGATGAAGGTCCCAGTTTGGAAAAATTCGGAAATTATTCTGAAATTCGCAAGCATTTATGTTTTATATGGAATAAGTTATAGGCCTATAGAATGATTTTGATTGAATAGGATACAAGATGATACACAAAGTTAATACAATAGCCTATGTAACTTGCCATTCATTATTCCCATCAAACCACTCTCTGTAAATAGTATCACATCAATACAACATGTTGAAAGTATTTTGGGTAGTAGATGttcaataataaataaataaaaatatgaaaataaaatTGTGTGCTTTCTGCTTTAATTGTAGTTGGGGCACTTAGCTAGGCACCGACTTCTTCCGATGCAATAGGTGGCAGCACAAAATATTTGAGTTGAGAGTTGCTTACCACACCATCGAGAAGAGAAAGCATTTGGAACTCAAAAGCCATTTTCCCAACGTCAGCGAGACAAAAAGGCGAACGTTGTGGTTGTCTTGGCTTTTGTCCTATTTCATCACTGTTTTGTAGCTAAATCGACTCGAACAGACTAATTCATACGGCATTAAAGCGCCGAGATATTTCATATCTTCAAAGTTATCGCCCTAATATCGCATGTCCTCTATCCAGAACCTCCAATCTTTTGGTAAGTTAGGTATCTAGCTAGCCTAGTGCTAGCACTAAAGGCGCTAGCACTGCAGTAACTGCCTTAGCTCGCTACGCGCTAGTCAGTGCAGGTAGCTTTTTGGTAAACAACATGTAGCCTAGTACTTGCTATCGATGCTCAGATAGCTAGCCTAGTGATTGTGAAAAATCTGCTAGTACATCCCCTAGTCATTTTGATATCATGTTTAAATTAATCGTACTCTAAATAGTTTAAAAATTGATCTTATAATGTAGCTTGCCCTTTTTCAGGCCGTTggcaagctagctagcctagcttccTGTACTTGAACCAACAAATGGATGGAATTTGGCAGGCTACTGTACTTGCTAACGCGCTATGCCTGGTCTACGATAGTTATATTCTCAAATTAGAGCTAGTTAATCAGTGCTAGCTGTCTCATCAAAGACGGCAGCAATATTCAAACCCTGACTGTAGCAAGATAGATGCATCCTAAGCTAATGTATTTTAGCAGTGCTAGAGTGCATGTCCTATTATAGGTACTAGTACCTAACGATACCGCCAGATTAAGTATTGTTTTCGTTTTTCATACACTCAGATCCCTTTGCTGATGCAACCAAGGGTGACGACCTTCTCCCTGCCGGGACTGAGGATAAAATCCACATAAGGATACAGCAACGAAACGGACGCAAGACCCTGACCACTGTACAAGGGATTGCAACAGACTACGACAAGAAGAAGCTTGTGAAAGCCTTCAAAAAGGTGATAATGCCGGCTTCTTACTGGTTTGCAGTTTTGCCAGAACTTGTACGTGATGATTAAGAAAACGTTCCTCTTTCCATCAACACTCATGCAATAATGTTGTGGTATTTCGTCACACAGACTGGTAAACCAGTTAACGTGGCGTTACCAGTGATATTAGCATATGGGTATTGTTCAATGTGTGGTCTCTGGTTGTGTTTGGCAGAAATTTGCATGCAATGGGACTGTGATTGAGCACCCTGAGTACGGTGAGGTCATCCAGCTGCAGGGAGACCAGAGGAAAAACATCTGCCAATTCCTCCTTGAAGTGAGATTCTTCAAttgtttatatttgttttcttGTTGAGAAAAACAGCACTATGCACTAAATGTATTTGTGCTATTTTTTGCTCTACTTGTATATTGTCTTGTTTTGAGCTCGTGGATTATCGCTGCTCAAAGAAATGGTAATTGAATTGTATCTTCAGTCTTTTATCTCCAGCTCCAGTGTGTAACTGCTTTTATCCTTCCCCAGATCGGTATTGTCAGGGAGGAGCAGTTGAAAGTCCACGGATTTTAACGTGATGCTGTTGCCTCCGGACCAggacctcaccaccaccacccctgtgTAGTTGTCTATTCATTATGCTTTGACCCGTCAAGTTTAGCCACATACATGTCTGATGTAACACTCTGAGAGGCAATAAAGACACCCACCATGTCCCCGTTTTTCAAGACGAAACGCTCCAATCTCGACTCTTCTTAACtcccggtctctctctttctggctctCAGATTGTACTTGACAGTGGCTTCCACTCGGATGGAAGCAGTGCTGACTTAATCCATGGCTGATACTTTGTGTGGAATTACATCTGGAGTTATTTACTCACACAAAATATATCACTCAGCAAAATACTGTGATCTGTACTATGCAATATCTTTATATCCACTGATTTTGTTAAAACATCTTAGCCAGAGCCATACACTGCTCTGTACCTAGCCATGGTTCTTTGGTACATTTGATCATTATATCAATGCTCAGTGTTGTATTTTTCTGTCAGATTTTTCCAGGAGCTTCAGTTAACTGTTGAATGGAGTTAATCCCACACTATAAACTAATCTCATTGTTCCGGCCAGCCAAATCTCATGGAGGTTAATTTAATTCCCTAGATGTATAACTAACCTTCAAATGTGCACAAGACAGTTCATGCATGCAGCGTGATATATTGCTATGGATTTGTCTTTTTCATGGACAAAAGGAGCTATAAGTGGAACGGCAAACCTTTTCAGATGTGGGTTAGTTTGACCATCTGTTCTGTATGATACAGGTCATGAGTCATACTCTGACTCAATGCCAGTCCAGATTTAATCCCTGGGGCATTTTGACACCTCTGTGTTAATCTGTTGAATATTTGGAATGGAGTCTGATCACATGGTTACATTCACTGCCAAGGATTGgagggggcctgggcctgggaagTGGATTTGGAGTATTAAAGCAAATTGACTAATGGGGTCTGCAGTCTTTGACATTGTGTTTACATTCGTAAAGACTCTAATGCAAAGATCACCAACATCAGATTGTTATTTTTTTCATGcatattataatatattataatatcCTGACCAAGGTattcatgttaaaaagttatgAAATCCTTTTCTTTGGTGTATTTGGTCCATGGTCTTCACAGTTTTGATCAAATTGTTTGCATCAAGTTATCTTTATTAAATCCTTGTTTCAATTTGGTTACTACCTCTGGTTTGTGTCTTTTTTTAGAGACTTTGATAATGGGCAGGCAATACCGATACTGCTTTAAACATGCCACGAGCTGTCAGCGCCCCCAGCTACAACTCCTTAGCTTCAGTCACACCTGATCAGTCTTGGACCTAGCAGGAGTAGGACAGACTGGGCTATTTGAGTGTAATACAGCTGTATCAGTTTATCATCTTTCAAATCAATAACAGGTTTAGAACTAAAGGAACTTAGTTGACACTTTCTAGACAGACCACtatccctctttccatccaacctttgtctccttgtggccACCTGACTAGACCTGTAATCCAGTTAGCTGTACACGgatctccctccagcctcctaagCCCATAGAGGTCAAAATGTACACAAGCAGTAATCCCCTTACTGGTTCATGCTCCTTCCTGTGTGTTCTGCAGCTATAAAGGACAATGGGACAAGGCCCAATGAAGGCAACCTCCAAGGGACAGCACAATTGATGGTCGTCAGCAGTTTCGAGAGGTTCCAGAAAGTAAcagacggaggagggagggaggtggtggtgccCCAGGCTACCCCACTGTCCTCCCTGTGCCACTCAATTAATCCCTGCCAAAGGGAACCAGGGAGAGACGGGCAAAGTTAATGATGGATGTTTCTCCATCCCGCAACTCAGCACAACAGGCACGTTCTAATGACAACCACATTCACGCAACATGTTTTATTCGATTTTTTAActgcacatgcacagacacattttTAGCAAATTTTATGTCAAACTTatattagcctggctctgccctcctacgtaccgctcaattttgattttgcttctgtactacgTCTGGCCATGAGataagtaagtcagatgtctccggttaattttctaccggccaatcagcaaacagagggagtggttgtcgtgcgctagtttgtgttgtagttccgtaatggcggcggagaaagatgcgagcgaagccattcggtccgttgtggcaacgctgccgaataaccataagctaaagccagagcaagaacaagttttgctgagttttattggtggccatgatgttgtggccctcctccccacggggttcgggaacagtttgattttccagctacggcagctagctctgttacagtagtggtgaaggaattggctaaggcgaacgctagcgattggttatggcagatcagagtggctctgggcagatccaatagttttaaacttcaacagagtaccgcctacaaggaagtcaacgcttgtcaatggagcgaggccagactctctgtacaaatgaaatgtacgagagtctggttaggaccaggctaatatTATATAGCCTACCTATAAAAAGTATTGTTATGTATAACTGACGGAATGGCCATGCATATGTATGAGTTATGAGGTGTGGGTGTCGACCAAATGCGGAACACATCACTGGGCTCTATTGGCAGACGAATTAAGTACTTATTTGGTCGATATTGGCCACAGGCAAGACAGCTGTTGTTTTTTACTTGTTCAGTTCAAAATCCTCCCAATACATTGTAGGCTACACCTCAAGACCACATTTCCTATTCAGCAATCCTGCCTCTCAGCCCAATATTTTACACTTGCAGTGGTAAAATAAAATCCATTAACAGCGTTGAGATTAATGATTTTCAACATCCTGTCTTGCGGGGCCAGGTGATCGGTTCAGATCATAAACATCTGTTGCCCCTTTTCCACCATCGTGTTTTGGGTGCTGGTTCAGAGCCGGTGCTCAATCTCgaaccagttctttctctttcaaccACCTGAGAACCGGCTCCGAACCAGGAAAAGTGGTTTGCAAGGGGCACCACTTCGAAGCTGGGCCAGTGTTGCTTGGAATGCCAGGTGTTGCCAAAAGTTTTGACCACAAGAGGGAGCATGACAAAATCTCAAGAAAGCAAACAGTAGGCCTACGATAGCTGCCCCGTATTTGGTTACACTTAAGCTTTGGTATATTGTCTCTGAAACCAGGCAGTGCTAGTCTTTGCTGGGAAGAAATGTGCTACCGTGGAGAGTAATTAGAAAAACCTGTTAAAATTGTCGAGCaagtctcattctttctctatctctcactgagTCCTACTTTAAGCATGTTGTAAAGCTATATGTACTAGCCTCTGGGGGTTTCTTTTCGAAATCTGAGGGCTTAAGCCACGTGCCATCTGTGTCTTTGATACTGTTTATTAAAGATATGCTTGAATGAGTATAGCAAAGTGTTACTCTCCCGAATGTTTTCACATTATATTTCACATACTTATGAGGTTTTATATGTTATGATGTGAAGAATTATCTGAACTACAAACCCCCTGAGAACATAGGCTTCACTCAGCAGACATTATCACACCTAATAATTTATGAAAGTATCAGACTCAGGTGCGGCTGTAATTGAAGCCATTCACATCTGGTGTTGCGTAATAGTTATCAAAACAGTTTGTCAGGTAACCAACAACATGCTTAAAGTCTGACAGAAACCCAGTCTGTGTATTATGGATATTACATGGTTTGTTAGTTTCACTGTGTGTTATTTATGCAGGTATAATGTTGCTGTAATCCTTACCCCCAGGCATTGTTCACAGTGCAATGAGGGGTAACTCAAGATGAACAGCGAGCTTGTGTGTAGTTTGAGGACACATAGCCTAATATGCAGGGTTCTGTTGGTGATTATTCTGATCGTCTATAGGAGGCATTTAATTTGAGATTAACTCTGCATAAATCTTCCATATGCCTGCGCCTCATCCATTAATTGTAGTCCATGTAGTGGGACAAGTATGCCAATCCCTTTTGGCCTACTTCTTAGCGTGACAAATACAAGGTGCTATGAGAGAGCGTGAGCAATGGTaggaatgcgtgagacttgagagccctgctaaTACgtatttcacaaacacacacattcaaacaaacGTATCATTTTGAtgacacatacatacgcacCCTAACCTCTCACATGCATCTTCTATCAACAGAAATATATACATAGCCTATTCTGGTACCAATAGGCCTATATCTCGCAGTTTTACTGGGAAAGTTTTTGAGGGTGGCTGGTGGTACAGTGGTTTCGTGGTGTTTTGGTACTGTGATTGAAGGCACACCGACTCCCcaacgtgtgtgtgcctgcttgagCACATATCCACGACTACCCCAATGACACTGGGCCACCACACTGCTCTGTGACCGCTATAATTCACAGAACTCGTCGGCCTGCGAAACATCCACCCTTAACCCTTTCATGCATGAATTACGACAACCTTAGTTCCGCATGTGTTTTTAGTCCTCTTTAGGCATACAAAAATGAAGTTGAACATTTATTTTATACACATTCTTCAGAGAGTATTTTATGTCAGGACCGCATGCGTTTGGGTTGTAAAGAAATAAGACACTGAAGAAATATGGATAAACCAAATGAACAAAATCAAATATTATGCTGTTAAAACTGCTTTATCACATATTTTACCCTCATTCTCAATTAAATTAATGCAATGAAAGATGAAAAAGCTTCTGACTCCTcagcctctttcctctccctttttactgcactcttttctcctccttcctacCCTAATTGTACTTGctactttctcctctctcccaccctagtTTTACTCCTTTCTCTTGTCTTGTaggccagtggttctcaacccttgtccttaTGAAccacctgccctgcatgtttcagatgctccaacacacctgattcaaatgaatggtcgttatcacgACTCAATCAATTGAATCATGtgtgaaacatctaaaacatgcaggacaggggtccctgaggaccttggttgagaaccactgttgtAGGCATTTATGTCAAACTGCACTTGAAATCTACAAAATATAAAGTTACTCACATAATGGAACTAATCTGCACaaatttttttttgtcaaataaACTGCAAGTTACATTGTAAAAATGATCATCAAATGATAACAGCCCAAAAGGTTGCTGCAGATTAAGTATTTTCAAGAACAACAAAATTGCAGGACTTGAATGAATTGTAGTTGATAGCCAGTGACCCATGATCTCCAATTTAGTCGACATATGATCAATTGTCATTTCCTCCCAAAATAAAAGCATTAGTAGCTATTCCTCCTTAGTAGTTACTTTAccgtaaaacttttttttacctaTCATGGTCTACTTCTATAGCAGGATTTGCAAAATAGGCTATGCCCTAGCCAGTGTTTTTGAAAATCCGTCGGCCATCTTGGATTTTCGAAAATGTAGTGTCATTTACAACTAGCTAGCGTATGGGATGACGCAAAAGCGTCCACTAGAGTGGCTGATGTGCAACTAGACCACAAAAACCCATgcatatagacaagtttatgagccgtttccgctctacttcctaaactccttccttcgatgcaattcacttccgttctggcgggctgggtttgttttgctagctagctccgttgtgccgacaaagcactgatatcgcagtgacaaagaggatatacaatttacaacatgaagaaaagtggttcgggaacgacgtgtgcggtagttggttgcaaatactcgagaaagcacctcaACGAGTGCTTACTAACCAGACAAAAAAATGCCACTGCGGGGATAATGTCCCAAAGTATCTATTCAAAAAGGCTAATATCTTTCACATGTCTTAACTGTGCGCTGGCGCCAGCCTGTTGCCTTGGCGGAGCGGATGCCATGCCAACAGCCGAGTCTTCTGCCTCTTTGTTAGGCTGTCACTCATAATTACCGCCTCTGAGTTGAAGCCACGCCGCCTACGCAAAATCGGGGCCAAaagtctgaaactgaaaaaaaaaactgaaactgaaaaaaagaaactgaaactcgaaaaaaaaaatgttttgaatctgaaaacatgaaatgtgaaaatatgaaagtgaaaattgaaaattaatAACTTATTCTAAATTATTCCAAAATGTCATCGAAATATTATTCAACCTGAAAAAAAAATTGGTacacttattttttctttgaatacatggttttatttttcaagtttTCGACCAAAAcgtacattttcaatgtcaagctttagtttttcgactaaagatttttttttcgaattaacaaaacatttggccctgatttagctccataCGTGGGCCTTTGCAAtcaatgcagccacattcttaaaatgcaaatcgttaccaaaattcaaatgcatttctggaaatgcatttgaattttggtaacgatttgcttccataacaaaaacagtttcttcccttctgctgttggcctcttcaacaaggccaagggttcacactgacttcatgactcaatgcccttaaaacacactgctttttacaCAGCACAATACAATCTTGTACTTGTAATCCTACTtctattagttatattattgtagaatcttggtttagtaaatttgggtcattacatttagtcattttgggtcattatttgacttgctatttttactttgtctaggtcagagttggcgaactctgatagcgtacaagaactctggtcgcctgaagtatttaaacaaatatgtaaaacaatctgtattcttgatctgaggcaaaggatctgttaacagagaatacggcccatattcttgacctggggaaaggatctgttaacagagtgtatggttttatatatacagaccaggggtgaaccaaatgtatatgttacttttaagatgcatgtttaaagttgttttctctcttgaacagagatcttattgggatttttatttttgtttgaattgtttatcacttgtattaatgtttttattgattttatgtaaagcaccttgagctacaattcttgtatgaaatgtgctatataaataaagtcttacttacttacttaccatttgtattttttgtaatatttgtattttttgtatttttattttgtaaattactgcaacttataatttattttattgtatagtttatctacatctaattccacttaccatttgtattttttgtaatatttgtattttctgtattttttgtatttttatattgtaaattactgcaacttataatttatttttttattttattgtatagtttatctacattaattccacttagtattgctagttatgtacccttagtatagttagtcctcatatttaaatatatgtttaatgtttgcaccttcctgccaaagcaaattccttgtctgtgcaaaccttcatggcgaataaatcccattctgattcagattctaTACAGATGTGAGATGTGAGAGAGTaggtgtacacaaacacatacatcttTCTCTAGTTTTGCCAGCCTTCAAATGTGGCCGTCCCTTTCACGGTTGCAAAAGCATGTTCCAAAACCTTAGCCGCTAGATTACATGATCAAATCAtaattattcatttagcatatgcTTCCACTAAAACAAGGTCAGCAGTTGACCTAACGTCCGAGGACTTGACGTCACTCGAGTCCTTCAATCTCTTGATACAGTCGCTATACCATGAACTGACCAGCAGGTGTCACTATATGGAGAAGATGTACCAAACGCTTcgaaaaatatatacttttttgacacaattgttTCAAATTGCTCGTTGCTTCGGAAAGCTTCGTTTCCTCCACTAGCTACAGCCTAACGATTTTTTGAAGGTATGCGCACTTCCGTGGGTGCCGTGGTGAATGCAGGATCTTGTGTCCAATTTGTACTTGTAGGTTAGCTTCGAGGAAGATGATCACGAAGCGAGAGCAGCAATTAGCCAATAGGAAGAGTGAACCTGTGTATAAAGATGTGTTTCCGGACGTTTGTTAGTAATTGCGGGTTTGAACTCTCCTAATGTGGCGCTGGATGATTGTCTTTACTGAACAGACAACTTCATCTCAAAATGCTGTGCTTAGCTTTAGTCATCTTAGCCATGCTGTTGCAAACTGCGACATCGCGCCAGTTAAACGAAGAGTAAGTTGATTTACTGCGGTTCCAAACAATAATAGAAACATCAAGTGTACGGGCGAAATTCACTACCAATGTTAAAAGTAGGCCTATGCGATTTTGACCCCTCAATAGTTTTGCTGTGCATTAATGTCTCGGGTTGTTCCGACGATCCTTGTCGTATTGACTAAAAATAATAACCATTCCAAATTGATATAACATAGCCGATAATCTGTATTTGAGGCGAATCCATCGCATGTTTTCCCCAACATGCAGCATCCACCAGAGGAATAATTAAGGTAAACTAGGGTAGAAGATTTGCAACAGTAAAACCTGGCGCTAAATACAAATCTAGGCCTACCTTCGAATTTGGAGCGCTCAATGCTTGCGCCTTTACGCTTTGCACGCACACTTTTGGCTGTCTAAAAGTCAAATTTGCAtccaaaaatattttcaagCAAGGCCACGCGCATGGCTCCCCCGAGCGACACTTACTATGTACTAATTGGATCAGATCTTCCATCCGTGTTACAGCAAGAAATCCCCCAATTCTATTGAGCTAGCTTGGAATTGGTTATGTGCTATGGTGAGCAACTATAGGCAGTCCTGATCATgtatctccctcccctctgcagtGTCTACTTGGTGACTATGAGCTCCCAGGTGGTGGGTGGGAGTATGGAGAGCCTGTGTGCCCATATTCACAACCCCTCGGAGCCGCTTTCCTTGAGGGTGATCCTTCAGCTGGTGCAGGGACAGCCTGCCATGCTGCTGGAGAAGACTGGAATCAATAATGACTTTTATAGCTGCATCTCCTTTAGGGTGTGtttataatgtatttatttttggccTGTCCTTGTCTTCCCTCATACAGTTCACATGTAAACATTCTTGTTTACGTGAACTGCATTTTGTTATCGCAGGAGTTTGGTATAGGCCACAAGAGAAGTAATACTTGTACCTTTTCTGAGAACTCCACACTTTGCTGAGGTATCCACATTTCAGGTTTTTCACCAGCGACTCTGCCAAATCTAGATTTGAAATGTTTTCCAGGTACCTCTTGTGGTCCTTGACACAGTGGCCAccctcagtgtctctgtgacAGGAAGGGTGGAATCAATGCTCAAGGATACCAAGATCCTCATTAGACCGGCCAGCTTGATCACCCTTGTCCAGACAGACAAGCCCATCTACAAACCTGGCCAGAAGGGTAGGTCATGCCATTGAGACCCTTCTGACAAGCATTCCCCTCTGCTGTTGTAGTCACATTGCTCTGTATGGTGTGTAAAACAGAGTTGCGTGGCGTAAAGATGGCTAGTCTGTGCCAAACCTGCGCTAGTCTTCAATCAAGTGTACTTGCTTTATGGTATTCCTGTAATTGTTTGTCTTGCCTGTTTACAGTTCTATTCCGAGTCGTCTCACTAACTTCCGGTTTTGGGTCGTATGACCAGATGGTGAGCTACTTCCTGTGACTGGAATACTGTTGCTCTGTTGTCTAGCTAGAGGAGGAAGGATGACCAGAGTTCAAACTTctattttcagtgtttgtgtgggggactTGTGGATTAAAGTTTAGACTAGGACCCAGAAGAGGTATAGAGGGTAACGGTTTCATGAAGGGGAAATATATTTCACAAGAGACTCAACATTGCTTTCCTTTTCCCCCCAGTATAAAACTGTGGAGATTCAGGTAAGACTACTTAATATCTAACGACTAACCTTAAAAACCTCATGGATGCCATGGTCTAGGCAGCAAACGCTTGTCTGAATTGATTCGATTTGAGTTCTGACGCTTTCTGCATTTCTGATTGGCACTCAGGATCCTAACTCCAACCGTATCGCTCAGTGGCTGAACCAGCCAACAGTCAGTGCTATCCTCGAGCTCTCTCACCCCACAACCCCAGAGGCTGCTCAGGGCCGTTACACCATCACCATCTGGAACGAGAGGGATGAGCAGACCTCCACTGGCTTCGACCTCAAAGAATATGGTCAGTATGGCCCTTATCTGTGTATCTGACTGTCCGTGCCAGGATCAGGCCCTTGGTGCTGCAATGTAATGCTGGTCGTCTGTCATTCCAGTTCTGCCCAAGTATGAGGTCACAGTGTCTCTGCCCAGCGTCATCACTATCCAAGACACTGAGGTCACACTGAGGGTGTGTGGAAAGTAAGTTCTACAGCAACCGTGGTCACATGACTCCCTTTCAGTCCCATTTTAAAGTATTCCATCAGCATTAAGCCAAGTCTGTTTGCTGGTCCTCAGGTACACGTATGGGAAGCCAGTCCTGGGCTCTGTGACGGTTAAGGTCTGCAGGAAAATTTTCGAATTCAGTCGCAGGCCCGGTGGCGGAGGCTCCGACATCTGCGAGACGTATAACATGGCTGTGTCTGGCCCGACTGGCTGTGCAGCACAAGTAGTGAATGTGACCTCATTCGGGGTGTCCCAGTGGGGATATCAAGACCTCTTCGAGGTGCAGGCTGAGATTGAGGAGAGTGGGACAGgtaagatggagggggaggcgtAAAGGGCCTCGTACAAGTTGATGAAATGGTACAGCCGGGTAATGGTGAGCTGTCCTTGCAGGGGTTGTCTTGAAGGGCAGTGGCAGTGCCACGTTCACCAGCGTCATCCGACAGGTCACGTTTGAAGATGTCTCTGCTTATTACAAGCCTGGCGTCTCCTACCAGGGCAAGGTGACCACTCGAACATCAGCCATAGAGCTCTGGAGCTTGTAATGAATTTGTGACACTTA
Above is a genomic segment from Osmerus mordax isolate fOsmMor3 chromosome 15, fOsmMor3.pri, whole genome shotgun sequence containing:
- the eif1b gene encoding eukaryotic translation initiation factor 1b produces the protein MSSIQNLQSFDPFADATKGDDLLPAGTEDKIHIRIQQRNGRKTLTTVQGIATDYDKKKLVKAFKKKFACNGTVIEHPEYGEVIQLQGDQRKNICQFLLEIGIVREEQLKVHGF